The proteins below come from a single Aegilops tauschii subsp. strangulata cultivar AL8/78 chromosome 6, Aet v6.0, whole genome shotgun sequence genomic window:
- the LOC141026144 gene encoding uncharacterized protein gives MDCNLKIMFWNVRGLNSDAKRSAVRSVISTASPSIVCLQETKLAHISDPLVLDTLGPQFEDFYFLPATGTRGVILLAWRRSEASISNPLIGENHITALVTPPNSMNHWWLTGVYGPQDDNAKLDLLADLQDVRASRIGPWLLGGDFNMITSTEDKNNSNLNHRVMSRFRRFIADEELRDMYLHGRRYTWSSERDSPTLVRNDRVLCTSGFQDAVHEGWNALPPDPDPFRRLVSRLKNTGRHLQRWSARTIGNVSLQLMVAREIIPRLDAAQDLRPLSSGEAWLRRRLKASYLGLASLERTIARQRVRLAWLRSDDASVPALKVHASHRKQRTYMASVQVGDRVISDHEGMAKAAYDHFTTILGTDTRREFTLDLTSFHVNSFDLLDLEAPFSEDEIW, from the exons atggatTGTAACCTCAAAATTATGTTTTGGAACGTGCGAGGCTTAAACTCCGATGCTAAACGCTCGGCTGTGCGCAGTGTGATCTCCACTGCATCCCCTTCCATTGTATGCCTCCAGGAGACGAAACTCGCCCATATCTCGGACCCCCTCGTCCTCGACACTCTTGGCCCACAGTTCGAGGATTTCTACTTCCTGCCGGCAACCGGCACCCGCGGCGTCATCCTCCTTGCCTGGCGGCGATCTGAGGCCTCCATTTCTAACCCATTGATTGGCGAGAACCATATCACGGCACTGGTCACCCCCCCTAACAGCATGAACCACTGGTGGTTAACTGGTGTGTATGGTCCACAGGACGACAATGCTAAACTCGACCTCCTCGCTGATCTCCAAGACGTGCGCGCCTCCCGCATCGGTCCTTGGCTTCTCGGAGGCGATTTTAACATGATCACCTCCACGGAGGATAAAAACAACTCGAACCTTAACCACCGTGTCATGAGCAGGTTCAGACGGTTCATTGCCGATGAGGAGCTCCGTGACATGTACCTTCATGGCCGCCGCTACACTTGGTCAAGCGAGCGCGACTCCCCTACGCTCGTGCGAAATGACCGTGTTCTTTGCACCTCCG GCTTCCAAGATGCAGTTCACGAGGGATGGAATGCTCTACCTCCCGACCCCGACCCCTTCCGGCGACTCGTCTCCCGTCTCAAGAACACTGGTAGGCACCTCCAACGCTGGAGCGCCCGTACCATTGGAAACGTGTCCCTCCAGCTCATGGTGGCGCGAGAGATCATTCCGCGTCTCGACGCCGCCCAGGATCTGCGACCCCTCTCCTCCGGCGAAGCCTGGCTCCGGCGCAGGCTCAAGGCCTCCTACCTCGGACTTGCCTCCCTCGAGCGTACGATTGCACGACAGCGCGTGCGCCTAGCTTGGCTCCGCAGTGACGACGCTTCCGTGCCCGCGCTCAAGGTGCACGCCTCGCATCGCAAGCAACGCACCTACATGGCCTCCGTGCAAGTTGGCGACCGGGTGATCTCAGACCACGAGGGCATGGCCAAGGCGGCCTACGACCACTTCACCACCATCCTTGGCACCGACACCAGGCGCGAATTCACACTGGATCTGACCAGCTTCCACGTCAATTCCTTCGACCTCCTGGACCTCGAGGCCCCTTTCTCTGAAGACGAAATTTGGTGA
- the LOC109751047 gene encoding probable fucosyltransferase 8: MDMKRARSPRAPADGGDDDKRRAASAKWGGAVRPKMVLVGFLITLALLAFTFGGRSAPLPSTPSSPTSVPKAGGATPKKTVIPSKNVTAPATTPSQDKLLGGLLSAAFEESSCQSRYKSSLYRKPSPFPLSPYLVKKLRKYEAYHKKCGPGTHRYRTAVEQLQAGRNADSSECKYVVWFPCNGLGNRMLTIASTFLYALLSGRVMLVNVPREQEGLFCEPFPGTSWVLPGGFPEGNPMKLNVGAPESYVNMLKNGVIRHDTPAASLPAHVYLHVEQTRLRLSDNIFCDDDQRLLRKFSWMILKSDSYFAPALFLTPMYEKELARMFPQREAVFHHLGRYLFHPTDRVWGIVRRYYEAYLARVDEKIGFQIRIFPEKPVKFENMYDQLTRCIREQRLLPELGDPASPAMNATGHDGKVKAVLIASLYSGYYDKIRGLYYESPTKTGEIVAVYQPSHEEKQEYASNEHNQKALAEIYLLSYCDKIAMSAWSTFGYVAYGFAGVKPWILLRPDWNKEVSDVACVRSTSVEPCLHSPPILGCRAKKEVDVARVKPYVRHCEDVGFGLKLFDS; encoded by the exons ATGGACATGAAGCGGGCGCGGAGCCCCCGGGCTCCGGCCGACGGCGGAGACGACGACAAGCGGAGGGCTGCCAGCGCCAAGTGGGGCGGCGCCGTCCGGCCCAAGATGGTGCTGGTCGGGTTCCTCATCACCCTGGCCCTCCTCGCCTTCACCTTCGGCGGCCGCTCGGCGCCCCTCCCCTCCACCCCCTCCTCGCCGACCTCCGTTCCCAAGGCCGGCGGCGCAACGCCGAAAA AAACCGTAATCCCTTCGAAGAATGTAACCGCGCCAGCCACAACTCCGTCGCAGGACAAGCTTCTCGGCGGGCTACTCTCGGCGGCGTTCGAGGAATCGTCGTGCCAGAGCCGATACAAGTCGTCCCTGTACCGGAAGCCGTCGCCGTTCCCGCTCTCCCCCTACCTCGTGAAGAAGCTGCGCAAGTACGAGGCGTACCACAAGAAGTGCGGCCCGGGCACGCATCGCTACCGGACGGCCGTCGAGCAGCTCCAGGCGGGGCGCAACGCCGACAGCTCCGAGTGCAAGTACGTGGTGTGGTTCCCCTGCAACGGCCTCGGCAACCGCATGCTCACCATCGCCTCCACCTTCCTCTACGCGCTGCTCTCCGGCCGGGTCATGCTCGTCAACGTGCCGCGCGAGCAGGAGGGCCTCTTCTGCGAGCCCTTCCCGGGCACCTCCTGGGTGCTCCCCGGCGGGTTCCCTGAGGGGAACCCGATGAAGCTCAACGTCGGCGCGCCCGAGAGCTACGTCAACATGCTCAAGAACGGCGTGATCCGGCATGACACGCCGGCGGCGTCGCTGCCGGCGCACGTCTACCTCCACGTCGAGCAGACCCGGCTGCGGCTGTCGGACAACATCTTCTGCGACGACGACCAGAGGCTGCTCCGCAAGTTCAGCTGGATGATCCTCAAGTCCGACAGCTACTTCGCGCCGGCGCTGTTCCTCACGCCCATGTACGAGAAGGAGCTGGCGCGGATGTTCCCGCAGAGGGAGGCCGTGTTCCACCACCTCGGCCGCTACCTCTTCCACCCGACGGACCGGGTGTGGGGGATCGTGCGGCGCTACTACGAGGCGTACCTCGCCCGGGTGGACGAGAAGATCGGCTTCCAGATCAGGATCTTCCCGGAGAAGCCCGTCAAGTTCGAGAACATGTACGACCAGCTCACCCGGTGCATCAGGGAGCAGCGCCTTCTGCCGGAGCTCGGCGACCCGGCGTCCCCGGCGATGAACGCGACCGGCCACGACGGGAAGGTGAAGGCCGTGCTGATCGCGTCGCTCTACTCGGGCTACTACGACAAGATCCGGGGCCTCTACTACGAGAGCCCGACCAAGACGGGGGAGATCGTGGCGGTGTACCAGCCGAGCCACGAGGAGAAGCAGGAGTACGCGTCCAACGAGCACAACCAGAAGGCGCTGGCCGAGATCTACCTCCTCAGCTACTGCGACAAGATCGCCATGAGCGCCTGGTCCACCTTCGGGTACGTCGCCTACGGCTTCGCCGGCGTCAAGCCGTGGATCCTGCTCCGCCCGGACTGGAACAAGGAGGTGTCCGACGTCGCGTGCGTCCGGTCCACGTCCGTCGAGCCGTGCCTGCACTCGCCGCCGATACTCGGGTGCCGGGCAAAGAAGGAGGTGGACGTGGCCCGCGTCAAGCCGTACGTCCGGCACTGCGAGGACGTCGGGTTCGGCCTCAAGCTGTTCGATAGCTAA
- the LOC109751052 gene encoding uncharacterized protein, with the protein MYKFCQAVIEVFGPEYLRQLTAADTERLLATNAARGFSGSHNDINVLQRSSVFARLAEGHSPPVNFEINGHQYNKGYYLADSIYPQWSTFVKTISKPQGEKRKRFAQMQESARKDVERAFGVLQSRWGIVRNPALSWDETKHWEVMSPCVIMHNMIVEDERDESIFDQGFDYQGQNVELLHQEPATFEQFVQFHRELRDWHTQLDLQNDLVEHVWDHIGNQ; encoded by the exons ATGTACAAGTTCTGCCAGGCTGTGATTGAGGTGTTTGGCCCGGAGTACTTGAGGCAGCTAACTGCCGCTGATACAGAGAGATTGTTGGCGACCAACGCAGCTAGAGGCTTTTCAG GttctcacaatgatatcaacgtgctgcaGCGTTCTTCAGTCTTCGCAAGGCTTGCAGAAGGCCACTCCCCACCTGTCAACTTTGAGATCAACGGCCACCAGTACAACAAGGGATACTATCTAGCTGATAGTATATATCCTCAGTGGTCAACTTTTGTGAAGACAATTTCGAAACCCCAAGGTGAGAAGAGAAAGAGATTTGCCCAAATGCAAGAGAGTGCCAGAAAGGATGTGGAACGTGCTTTTGGTGTGCTTCAATCCCGGTGGGGTATCGTTCGAAACCCTGCACTGTCATGGGATGAAACGAAGCATTGGGAGGTGATGAGTccttgtgtgatcatgcataaCATGATCGTCGAGGACGAGCGTGATGAGAGTATCTTCGACCAAGGATTTGATTATCAAGGTCAAAATGTTGAGCTCCTGCACCAAGAACCGGCCACATTTGAACAGTTTGTCCAATTCCACCGTGAGCTGCGTGATTGGCACACTCAATTGGATCTTCAAAATGACTTGGTTGAGCACGTGTGGGATCacattggcaaccaatag
- the LOC109751054 gene encoding LOW QUALITY PROTEIN: 2-oxoglutarate-dependent dioxygenase 11 (The sequence of the model RefSeq protein was modified relative to this genomic sequence to represent the inferred CDS: deleted 1 base in 1 codon) encodes MVRTTVQDLAAAVEEPPRQYVVHERDRDHLLAADEMPDPIPLIDLGRLMAADEAHKLREALQTWGLFLVTNHGIEESLMDAMMSASRDFFRQPPEEKNKCSNLIDDGEHLEMEGYGNDKVVTPQDQGLSWNDRLHLRVEPQDERNFAKWPTHPESFRDVLLEYASRTKRIRDLILRSIAKILDLDEDYFVNKISNTARGFARFNYYPPCSRPELVLGMRPHSDVGLLTILFVDHDVGGLQVQRDGKWYNVPVKPYTLVINLADCMEIMCNGIFMSPVHRVVTNAKKERLSLGVFYVVDGETVLEPAPGLLDDKRPPRYEKFKAKDFVFRSTEHFREGKRFIETLKI; translated from the exons ATGGTGCGGACGACGGTGCAGGATCTGGCGGCGGCCGTCGAGGAGCCGCCACGGCAGTACGTGGTGCACGAGCGAGACCGAGACCACCTGCTGGCCGCTGACGAGATGCCGGACCCCATCCCTCTCATCGACCTTGGCCGGCTCATGGCCGCCGACGAGGCCCACAAGCTCCGGGAGGCCCTACAGACCTGGGGCCTCTTCCTG GTCACCAACCATGGAATCGAGGAGTCTCTTATGGATGCCATGATGAGCGCGTCGAGGGACTTCTTCCGGCAGCCGCCTGAAGAAAAGAACAAATGCAGCAACTTGATAGATGACGGCGAGCACTTGGAGATGGAAGGCTATGGAAATGACAAAGTGGTAACCCCCCAGGATCAGGGCCTCAGCTGGAACGACCGGTTGCATTTGAGGGTGGAGCCACAAGATGAGAGGAATTTTGCCAAGTGGCCCACTCACCCGGAATCTTTCAG GGATGTGCTACTTGAGTACGCATCAAGAACCAAGAGAATAAGAGACCTTATCTTGCGATCAATAGCCAAGATCCTGGACCTTGATGAGGATTACTTCGTCAACAAAATATCAAACACGGCTCGTGGGTTTGCTAGGTTCAACTACTACCCTCCATGTTCGAGACCTGAACTAGTTTTGGGCATGAGGCCTCACTCTGATGTTGGTCTCCTTACAATCCTTTTTGTTGACCATGATGTCGGTGGCTTGCAAGTTCAGAGAGATGGGAAATGGTACAATGTCCCAGTCAAGCCTTATACATTGGTGATTAACTTAGCTGATTGCATGGAG ATAATGTGCAACGGAATCTTCATGAGTCCAGTTCATAGGGTGGTGACGAATGCCAAGAAGGAGAGACTTTCACTGGGTGTGTTTTATGTTGTGGATGGTGAAACGGTGCTGGAGCCAGCGCCTGGTTTGCTGGATGACAAGCGACCACCAAGATATGAGAAATTCAAGGCCAAGGATTTC GTTTTTCGTTCGACTGAACATTTTCGTGAAGGGAAGAGATTCATCGAGACCCTGAAAATATAA
- the LOC109751060 gene encoding probable calcium-binding protein CML17 codes for MAFMRYDYRALPQETTVEEFRAWLAQFDADGDGRISREELREALRSLDLWFAWWKAREALRDADANRNGLVDGDEMARLYAFARTNLHLKAADLDA; via the coding sequence ATGGCGTTCATGCGGTACGACTACAGGGCGCTGCCGCAGGAGACGACGGTGGAGGAGTTCCGGGCGTGGCTGGCGCAGTTCGACGCGGACGGGGACGGGCGGATCAGCCGGGAGGAGCTGCGGGAGGCGCTGCGCAGCCTGGACCTGTGGTTCGCCTGGTGGAAGGCCAGGGAGGCGCTGCGGGACGCCGACGCCAACCGCAACGGCCTCGTCGACGGCGACGAGATGGCCAGGCTCTACGCCTTCGCGCGCACCAACCTCCACCTCAAGGCCGCCGACCTCGACGCCTAG
- the LOC109751059 gene encoding cell number regulator 1 produces MYPTTPSDAYDRFSNGPPPTAPPPQQQPTYNHAMNQSHHARPAAGLARWSTGLFHCMDDPGNCLITCLCPCITFGQIADIVDRGTCSCAGSGAAYAAICATTGMGCLYSCVYRTKMRAHYDLDEGECPDFLVHWCCELCALCQEYRELKNRGFDMGIGWDANMERRNRGVTGGQVMGAPATPVGMMR; encoded by the exons ATGTATCCCACCACCCCCTCCGACGCGTACGACAGGTTCAGCAACGGACCTCCGCCcacggcgccgccgccgcagcagcaGCCCACGTACAACCACGCCATGAACCAGAGCCACCacgcccgccccgccgccgggcTGGCGCGCTGGTCCACCGGCCTCTTCCACTGCATGGACGACCCCGGAAACT GTCTCATCACCTGCCTGTGCCCCTGCATCACGTTCGGGCAGATCGCTGACATCGTGGACAGAGGAACCTGCT CGTGCGCCGGGAGCGGGGCGGCCTACGCGGCCATCTGCGCGACGACGGGGATGGGGTGCCTCTACTCGTGCGTCTACCGCACCAAGATGCGGGCGCACTACGACCTGGACGAGGGGGAGTGCCCGGACTTCCTCGTGCATTGGTGCTGCGAGCTCTGCGCGCTCTGCCAGGAGTACCGGGAGCTCAAGAACCGCGGCTTCGACATGGGGATCGGCTGGGACGCCAACATGGAGCGCCGGAACCGGGGCGTCACCGGCGGGCAGGTCATGGGGGCGCCGGCCACGCCCGTCGGCATGATGAGGTAA